Proteins encoded in a region of the Sulfurospirillum arsenophilum NBRC 109478 genome:
- a CDS encoding putative nucleotidyltransferase substrate binding domain-containing protein codes for MSMYDLEAFLRSIHPFQLLSKTEISKAIGAMNIAYYKKETVLFSASSPSEFLYIIIKGEVGEFHEEELLKVYSKSNSFDADALIYSKSESSFKVLEELICYELKKEDFLALLDSNASFKAYFIQDLANKIQSAKAKEYTTELSGFMMARVQDSYLHQPTIVEKECSIMEALRQMEAKKSNCIIVRNGDGYEYGIVTDSIVRKHVLFEEYDKHAAIGPIALHPIITIEADDYLFNALLAFTKHSIKRLIVTRDGEIIGILEQLDLLSYFANHTYLVAVQIRKATTIEELKQASSDLINIVKKLHVKGTKVDYIAKLISEINEKIYEKLYGMIVPEALAKKACLIVMGSEGRKEQLLKTDQDNALIIDDSMDASLYIPYMQRFTETLIDFGFPRCEGNIMVSNPYWCKHWSAYHKEIVRWFDAPTMEDVMNLAIFFDAIPVAGDASMLRHLKEEVFEHVEEQSPFLANFAKAATAFETPIGIFTTLISENNKIDVKKGGIFPIVQGVRALALEHKIEPTDTVTRIKKLAKLDVIDSDFAGALTEALDTLLNLRLKERLGRGEEKGLDNFVNIENLNQLELELLKDSFKIVNKFKKFLTHHFKLSMVS; via the coding sequence ATGAGTATGTACGATCTTGAGGCGTTTTTACGCTCCATTCATCCGTTTCAACTGCTTTCCAAAACCGAGATAAGTAAAGCCATCGGTGCGATGAATATCGCCTACTATAAAAAAGAGACAGTCCTTTTCTCCGCTTCTTCGCCTTCTGAGTTTCTCTACATCATCATCAAAGGTGAAGTAGGGGAGTTTCATGAAGAGGAGCTTCTTAAAGTTTATAGCAAATCCAACTCGTTTGATGCGGACGCGCTCATTTACTCCAAAAGCGAGAGCAGCTTTAAAGTTTTAGAAGAACTCATTTGCTACGAGCTTAAAAAAGAGGATTTTTTAGCATTACTCGACAGCAATGCCTCATTTAAGGCTTATTTTATTCAAGACCTTGCCAATAAAATTCAATCCGCTAAAGCCAAAGAGTACACCACCGAGCTTTCAGGTTTTATGATGGCGCGCGTGCAAGATAGCTACTTGCATCAGCCGACCATTGTGGAAAAAGAGTGCTCCATTATGGAAGCACTGCGCCAGATGGAGGCGAAAAAAAGCAACTGCATCATCGTGCGCAATGGCGACGGGTATGAGTATGGCATCGTCACCGATAGTATTGTGCGCAAGCATGTACTTTTTGAGGAGTATGATAAACATGCCGCGATCGGCCCTATAGCACTTCACCCCATCATTACCATCGAAGCCGATGACTACCTTTTTAACGCATTGCTGGCTTTTACAAAACACTCTATCAAACGTCTTATCGTCACACGCGATGGAGAGATCATCGGCATTTTAGAGCAACTCGACCTACTCAGTTACTTTGCCAATCACACCTATTTGGTTGCCGTTCAGATCCGCAAAGCAACAACCATCGAAGAGTTGAAACAAGCCAGCAGTGATCTTATCAACATTGTGAAAAAGTTACATGTAAAAGGCACGAAGGTTGATTATATTGCGAAGCTTATCTCTGAGATTAACGAGAAGATCTATGAAAAACTCTATGGCATGATTGTGCCAGAGGCACTTGCCAAAAAAGCCTGTTTGATCGTAATGGGCAGTGAAGGGCGTAAAGAGCAACTCCTGAAAACCGACCAAGACAATGCTCTCATCATCGATGATAGTATGGATGCAAGCCTTTATATACCTTACATGCAGCGCTTCACAGAAACGCTCATCGACTTTGGATTTCCGCGCTGTGAGGGAAACATCATGGTCTCCAATCCGTATTGGTGCAAACATTGGAGTGCCTACCATAAGGAGATCGTACGCTGGTTTGATGCACCTACGATGGAAGATGTCATGAACCTTGCGATCTTTTTTGATGCCATCCCTGTAGCAGGCGATGCGTCGATGTTGCGTCATCTCAAAGAAGAAGTGTTTGAGCATGTGGAAGAGCAGAGTCCTTTTTTAGCAAACTTTGCCAAAGCTGCAACGGCATTTGAAACACCCATCGGCATCTTTACAACCCTCATTTCCGAGAACAATAAAATCGATGTTAAAAAAGGGGGCATCTTCCCCATTGTCCAAGGGGTTCGTGCCCTTGCGTTGGAACATAAAATTGAGCCAACCGATACGGTGACACGTATCAAAAAACTAGCAAAGCTCGATGTCATCGACAGTGATTTTGCGGGTGCTCTCACCGAGGCACTCGATACACTCTTAAATTTGCGTCTTAAAGAGCGTTTGGGGCGAGGTGAAGAGAAAGGGTTAGATAACTTTGTGAACATCGAAAATCTCAACCAATTAGAGCTAGAACTGCTCAAAGACAGCTTTAAAATCGTCAATAAATTTAAGAAGTTTTTGACGCACCATTTTAAACTCTCGATGGTCAGCTAA
- a CDS encoding DMT family transporter: MKQQRIDLIGILFLLTAMLTWASSFIAFKAALGPLGPMSLMFGRMLIASLCFVYFINGFRKLEFTKKDVKYILLLTFFEPCLYFVFEAKALQLTTASQAGMITSMMPLMTAIAASFVLKEYLSKRVVIGSALAVAGAVWLSLGAQSSEHASNPLLGNFLEFCAMVCGTWYAISVRYLSQRFSALFLTAIQAFIGTIFFAPLALWEYVTLPMSITWEVFSWMCYLGIVVTLGGYGMFNLALSRIEASRASVFVNLIPVFTVLLAYLLLGEVLTQTEMMASFVIFGGIIISQLPRFRAKEKLT; the protein is encoded by the coding sequence GTGAAGCAACAACGTATTGATTTGATTGGTATTTTATTTTTATTGACCGCTATGTTGACATGGGCGAGCTCGTTTATAGCCTTTAAAGCTGCTCTTGGTCCGCTTGGACCTATGAGTTTGATGTTTGGTCGTATGCTCATTGCAAGCCTCTGTTTTGTCTATTTTATCAACGGGTTTCGCAAACTTGAATTTACCAAAAAAGATGTCAAATACATTCTTCTGCTCACTTTTTTTGAGCCATGCCTTTACTTTGTTTTTGAAGCCAAAGCACTGCAACTCACCACCGCTTCGCAAGCAGGTATGATTACTTCTATGATGCCTCTTATGACCGCCATAGCAGCGAGTTTTGTGCTTAAAGAGTACCTAAGCAAACGTGTGGTCATAGGCTCGGCATTAGCCGTAGCAGGAGCTGTTTGGCTCAGTCTTGGAGCGCAAAGCAGTGAGCATGCAAGTAACCCTCTTTTAGGCAATTTCCTAGAATTTTGTGCGATGGTCTGCGGTACGTGGTATGCCATCTCCGTGCGATACCTGAGCCAAAGGTTTTCAGCACTCTTTCTCACTGCTATTCAAGCATTCATTGGCACGATCTTCTTTGCACCACTTGCTCTGTGGGAGTATGTGACACTTCCGATGAGTATCACATGGGAAGTATTTAGCTGGATGTGTTATCTGGGGATTGTCGTTACGCTTGGAGGGTATGGCATGTTCAACCTCGCCCTGAGCCGCATCGAAGCGAGTCGAGCTTCCGTGTTTGTCAACCTCATTCCTGTTTTTACGGTTTTGTTGGCATACCTTCTTTTAGGTGAAGTGTTGACACAAACCGAAATGATGGCAAGCTTTGTGATTTTTGGGGGAATTATTATCTCTCAACTGCCTAGATTTAGAGCGAAAGAGAAGTTAACGTAG
- a CDS encoding LutC/YkgG family protein — protein sequence MSSREAILKAIKEGKPRSENALPEVNILHTTYEDLDAKFATTLSSVGGNAVHLENKQAVEAYIKEHYKDATVIVSTVEDLHVNTKELNATDDPHTLKDVDLAIIKGEFAVAENGAVWVKEADARHRALYFIAQKLMIIVPKGEIVHSMHEAYTRVRFGDKDIFGLFISGPSKTADIEQSLVIGAHGATEACVVFI from the coding sequence ATGAGTTCACGCGAAGCCATTTTAAAAGCAATCAAAGAAGGCAAACCTCGAAGTGAAAACGCTTTGCCAGAGGTGAATATTCTTCATACGACCTATGAGGATTTGGATGCAAAATTTGCGACAACGCTATCTAGTGTGGGTGGAAATGCGGTTCATTTGGAAAATAAACAAGCCGTGGAAGCGTACATTAAAGAGCATTACAAAGATGCAACCGTCATCGTTTCAACCGTAGAAGATTTACATGTAAACACCAAAGAACTGAATGCAACAGACGATCCGCATACGCTTAAAGATGTGGATTTGGCGATCATTAAAGGTGAATTTGCCGTGGCAGAAAACGGTGCCGTATGGGTTAAAGAGGCCGATGCAAGGCATCGTGCACTTTACTTCATCGCTCAAAAGTTAATGATCATTGTTCCCAAAGGTGAGATCGTCCACAGCATGCACGAAGCTTACACGAGAGTACGCTTTGGTGACAAAGACATCTTTGGTCTTTTCATCAGTGGACCATCAAAAACAGCGGACATTGAACAGTCTTTGGTTATCGGTGCGCATGGCGCAACTGAGGCGTGTGTGGTGTTCATTTAG
- a CDS encoding lactate utilization protein B — protein sequence MSHNHPELADKFASNVERMKWHDKALWFVRVKRDTQAKSLDEWEELRNTADKIKSHTLSNLDEYLEIFEQNALKRGIHVHWAKDAKEHNQIVLDILRAKNVKMIVKSKSMLTEECHLNPYLEKNGIEVVDTDLGERIVQLRNEPPSHIVLPAIHLKKEDVGTTFEKFLKTEKGNSDPTYLTRAARAHLREKFVGADAAMTGVNFAIAETGGIVVCTNEGNADLGASLPKLHIACMGIEKIIPRLKDLSVFTRLLARSATGQPVTTYTSHYHGAVEGGEMHVVIVDNGRSKILADKRYVKSLQCIRCGACLNTCPIYRRSGGYSYGYVIPGPIGSTLAPSRDLKKYYSLPFACSLCFSCSNVCPVKVDLADQLYLKRQDVVDAGYLSPVKHNALKMATWLMCRPKLMDFAGFMARKMVPILPRFLVYSKFNLWGKNRELPPFPKNSFKELYKAKKGIK from the coding sequence ATGAGCCATAACCACCCAGAACTTGCCGATAAATTTGCCAGTAACGTAGAGCGCATGAAATGGCATGATAAAGCGCTCTGGTTCGTGCGTGTGAAGCGTGACACACAAGCGAAAAGTTTGGACGAGTGGGAAGAGCTTCGTAACACCGCCGATAAAATCAAATCGCACACACTTAGTAATCTTGATGAATACCTTGAAATCTTCGAGCAAAATGCTTTAAAACGTGGTATTCATGTGCATTGGGCAAAAGATGCGAAAGAACACAATCAAATTGTCTTAGACATTTTACGCGCTAAAAATGTGAAAATGATCGTTAAGAGCAAATCCATGCTCACCGAAGAGTGCCATCTCAACCCTTACCTTGAAAAAAATGGCATCGAAGTGGTCGATACTGATCTCGGTGAACGCATTGTTCAACTCCGTAACGAACCACCTTCTCACATCGTTCTTCCAGCAATCCACCTTAAAAAAGAGGATGTTGGTACCACTTTTGAGAAGTTCTTAAAAACTGAAAAAGGCAACTCCGACCCAACATACTTGACACGTGCCGCACGTGCGCATTTGCGTGAAAAATTTGTGGGTGCGGATGCTGCTATGACGGGAGTTAACTTTGCCATTGCTGAAACAGGTGGCATTGTCGTGTGTACCAATGAGGGAAATGCCGACTTGGGTGCAAGTTTGCCAAAGCTTCATATTGCGTGTATGGGCATTGAGAAGATCATTCCTCGCCTTAAAGACCTAAGTGTCTTTACACGTTTACTTGCGCGCAGTGCGACAGGTCAGCCTGTTACAACGTACACTTCACATTATCATGGAGCCGTAGAAGGTGGCGAGATGCATGTTGTCATCGTGGATAACGGGCGATCCAAAATTCTTGCCGATAAACGTTACGTCAAATCACTTCAGTGTATTCGTTGTGGCGCGTGTTTGAACACATGTCCGATTTACCGAAGAAGTGGTGGGTATAGTTACGGGTATGTCATTCCTGGCCCGATTGGCTCTACACTTGCGCCTAGTCGTGATCTTAAAAAATACTACAGTTTGCCGTTTGCCTGCTCGCTCTGTTTTTCATGTTCTAACGTTTGCCCTGTTAAGGTAGATTTGGCAGATCAGCTCTACTTAAAGCGCCAAGATGTGGTGGATGCGGGGTATTTAAGCCCTGTTAAACACAATGCGCTGAAGATGGCGACATGGCTTATGTGTCGTCCAAAACTCATGGACTTTGCAGGATTTATGGCGCGTAAAATGGTGCCTATTTTACCGCGTTTTCTTGTTTATTCTAAATTCAATCTGTGGGGTAAAAATAGAGAGTTACCACCATTCCCAAAAAACAGTTTTAAAGAACTTTACAAAGCGAAAAAGGGTATTAAATGA
- a CDS encoding (Fe-S)-binding protein, translated as MKIGLFIPCFMNELYPEASMATLKVLENLGLDVEYPLEQTCCGQAQANTGCAKETAVLAERFFKIFKNYDYIVAPSGSCVSMIRHNYAQFLEGREGFERMRSHTFELIEFLHDVIKPTSMNATFHHKVGIHNSCHAHRELGMASMSEKNVPEFSKIKNLLDKVEGISYSELTRKDECCGFGGTFAITEEAMSVAMGRARLQDHLDAGSEYITGVDMSCLMHMQGVIDREKMPLKTIYIAQILAGDVK; from the coding sequence ATGAAAATAGGTCTTTTTATCCCCTGTTTTATGAACGAGTTATACCCTGAAGCCTCCATGGCAACGCTTAAAGTGCTGGAGAATTTGGGGTTAGATGTGGAGTATCCGCTGGAACAAACATGTTGCGGACAAGCACAAGCCAACACAGGTTGCGCCAAAGAGACAGCCGTTCTAGCCGAGCGCTTCTTTAAAATCTTCAAGAACTATGACTACATCGTAGCACCCAGTGGAAGCTGTGTCAGTATGATACGTCATAATTATGCTCAGTTTTTAGAGGGGCGTGAGGGGTTTGAGCGTATGCGAAGCCATACCTTTGAACTGATCGAATTTCTGCACGATGTCATCAAACCAACTTCTATGAATGCTACCTTTCATCACAAAGTGGGTATCCACAACAGCTGTCATGCTCACCGAGAACTTGGCATGGCAAGTATGAGTGAGAAGAATGTACCCGAATTTTCAAAAATCAAAAATTTACTCGATAAAGTCGAAGGCATTAGCTACTCAGAACTTACTCGCAAAGATGAGTGCTGTGGTTTTGGTGGAACATTTGCCATCACTGAAGAGGCGATGAGTGTGGCGATGGGACGAGCACGCTTGCAAGATCATCTTGATGCTGGAAGCGAGTACATCACCGGTGTGGACATGTCGTGTTTGATGCATATGCAAGGCGTGATTGATCGCGAAAAGATGCCTCTAAAAACCATTTATATCGCCCAAATTTTAGCAGGAGATGTCAAATGA
- a CDS encoding LysE family translocator — MLELQTIVMFVTASTLLALAPGPDILFVLTQSMTKGSRSGIVIALGLCSGLVFHTTAVALGVAVIFQTSIFAFSILKFVGAAYLLYLAFMAFKDASKSKLESDKSPLSLKALYKRGIFMNITNPKVSIFFLAFLPQFTNPEVGNVTGQIFTLGALFMLCAFVVFTVIALLAGRVGSWFSKTKNGEKILNRVAGTVFAALAIKLALTSR; from the coding sequence ATGCTTGAGCTTCAAACCATTGTGATGTTTGTGACTGCTTCAACCTTGTTAGCACTTGCCCCAGGACCAGACATACTCTTTGTACTCACACAGTCAATGACGAAAGGAAGCCGCTCAGGCATTGTCATAGCATTGGGACTTTGCAGCGGACTGGTTTTTCACACCACTGCCGTAGCTCTTGGTGTTGCCGTGATATTTCAAACATCCATTTTTGCATTTTCGATTCTCAAATTTGTGGGCGCTGCATACCTTTTATACCTTGCTTTTATGGCATTTAAAGATGCCAGTAAGAGTAAACTAGAGTCCGATAAAAGCCCACTAAGTCTCAAAGCACTCTATAAACGTGGTATTTTCATGAACATCACTAACCCCAAAGTCTCCATCTTTTTCTTAGCGTTTCTGCCACAATTTACGAACCCCGAAGTGGGCAATGTAACAGGGCAAATTTTTACGCTGGGTGCGCTTTTTATGCTCTGTGCCTTTGTGGTTTTTACGGTTATCGCACTGCTTGCAGGTCGTGTAGGAAGCTGGTTTAGCAAAACTAAAAATGGTGAGAAGATCCTCAATCGCGTTGCAGGTACTGTCTTTGCAGCGTTAGCTATCAAATTAGCTTTAACATCTCGATGA